The following are encoded together in the Arcticibacterium luteifluviistationis genome:
- a CDS encoding FecR family protein yields MTLKEFNDLSKKYLAGNTSEEEDRFLSEWQEQQQNDEELPLNKIEEFAMEKRIWKNINKGLNQEKLFTLKRLFIASGIAATLLLAFIYFSPDLNSTKATQLSENKRQGIELTNTSSKKEKVKLEDGTIVELSENSSLIYGKDFNKSKREVYLKGEAFFNVERDVTRPFIVHTGDLTTEVLGTSFKVRHNKKTHKVEVEVASGKVSVYNEKKSTKNKKNGVIITPNQKVVFDEVSENIEQSIVSNPKPLVKEEIVASTLVFTSIPLNKVLSQLSVIYGIDFVINNSKLQECKITADLKDLTMFTQLELICKSIDSSYEQRGSVIFINGEGC; encoded by the coding sequence ATGACTCTTAAAGAGTTTAACGATTTATCAAAAAAATATCTAGCTGGCAATACCAGCGAGGAGGAGGATAGGTTTCTGAGCGAATGGCAGGAACAGCAGCAAAACGACGAGGAACTACCTTTAAATAAGATAGAGGAGTTTGCGATGGAGAAAAGAATTTGGAAAAACATTAATAAAGGTTTGAACCAAGAAAAGCTATTTACGCTTAAAAGACTCTTCATTGCCTCTGGAATAGCAGCCACTTTACTATTAGCTTTTATTTACTTCTCGCCTGATTTAAATAGCACGAAGGCCACACAGCTTTCAGAAAACAAAAGGCAAGGTATTGAGCTAACAAACACTTCCTCCAAAAAAGAAAAAGTAAAACTGGAAGACGGTACTATAGTAGAACTTTCAGAAAACAGCAGCCTAATTTATGGTAAAGACTTCAACAAATCTAAAAGGGAAGTTTATCTCAAAGGAGAAGCGTTTTTTAATGTAGAAAGAGATGTAACCAGACCTTTTATAGTGCACACAGGAGACTTAACCACAGAAGTGTTGGGCACTAGTTTTAAAGTTAGACACAACAAGAAAACACATAAAGTGGAAGTAGAAGTAGCCAGTGGTAAGGTGTCGGTTTATAATGAAAAGAAGTCAACCAAGAATAAGAAAAACGGCGTTATTATCACACCTAATCAGAAAGTAGTTTTTGATGAAGTTTCTGAAAACATAGAACAGAGTATTGTAAGTAATCCTAAACCCTTGGTAAAAGAAGAAATAGTGGCTAGTACACTAGTTTTCACAAGCATACCTTTAAATAAAGTGCTCTCACAGCTTTCTGTTATCTACGGAATTGACTTTGTTATTAATAACTCAAAATTACAAGAATGTAAAATCACAGCAGATTTAAAGGATTTAACCATGTTTACCCAGCTCGAGCTTATTTGTAAATCGATAGACTCCTCGTATGAGCAGAGAGGGTCTGTCATATTTATAAATGGCGAAGGGTGTTAA
- a CDS encoding SusC/RagA family TonB-linked outer membrane protein, giving the protein MKKKIPIPKHLWKFMKITGLQIILLLIGLSFASAKESSAQEVLDRTITLRTDNLELRDVLKQIEKQAEVKFVYSTKIEPGRLLSIDLKKAKLSHVLDNILKPVSVGYEVIENRILLKKLSEEQSILITLPKEKPSNQVTLLQVSGTIKDENNLTLPGVSVILKGSLTGTTSDADGKYQLAVPDEKATLIFSFVGYVSQEVVVGNKSTIDITLNTDVQTLEDVVVVGYGTVKKSDLTGSVSSVKAEQIAAYPAGGITQALQGRAAGVQISSNNGDPGASFKIRVRGSSSINASSDPIFVVDGFVGGQWPPPEDIESIEILKDASATAIYGSRGANGVVMITTKKGKAGKTQVNFNTSYSSQNEINRLDLLNAEQFTDYIQEINPDYVSPGGSTDWQDQMFRTGGIQNHQLSFSGGNQNLKYYLSGSIFDQKGIIIGSDFDRYSLTNNLSFKINEKIQLGMNMFAQRSTRNGITTQEGSAGAAGLGVVSSAFKFMPNQDIFNPDGTYTTALLGDPIDNPYALVREPQNETVADRLQVNFSADFDLLKNLKFRTTLGASTNNLRYATFTPTTLNAGRNVGGNATVNGNKSTNVINENYLTFNKTFAENHNVNILGGYSYQKTNGEAWGGRSQGFISDALSFWNLGAGSVYQAPNSGTSSTQLSSYFGRVNYGFADKYLFTFTGRYDGSSNFSKNNKWAFFPSGAFAWNIMNEEFMQNFNAFTSWKIRTSYGLTGNQAISPYQTLARFSPELSILNGSQVNAVRPTTVANDNLTWETTAQFDIGTDISFANNRFTVTADYYSKITRDLLFAVPLPEYSGFQTQLKNIGKVGNKGVELGLDSKVLTGEFKWDVNLNISANRNKVLELPEDTDIQYASGPGHMVGIGNTQILRVGAPVGSFFGWIYDGVYQAGDEFLPGGGFEQIAGGEKFRDINGIKDANGVLTGEPDGVLNSDDRDIIGDPNPDFIWGITSNFNWKNFDLSIFFQGSQGNDLLSFSLLEIESMGGSYNSTTRALERWTPTNTDTDIPIRSASRAQRVSTRWVYDGSYARLKNLAIGYNLPAGVANKLHLNKLRIYASAQNILTFTKYPGYDPEVNYNSGGSGSSSNRNLGLDYGSYPNAKSYTIGLNIGL; this is encoded by the coding sequence ATGAAAAAAAAGATACCTATTCCAAAACATCTCTGGAAGTTTATGAAAATCACAGGTCTACAGATTATTCTCTTACTAATTGGTTTAAGTTTTGCCTCGGCAAAAGAATCCAGTGCTCAAGAGGTTTTAGACAGAACCATTACCCTTAGGACCGATAATCTCGAATTAAGAGATGTCCTTAAACAAATAGAAAAGCAAGCAGAAGTTAAGTTTGTATATAGCACTAAAATAGAACCAGGAAGGCTTCTATCTATTGACCTAAAAAAAGCCAAGCTTTCTCATGTACTTGACAATATCCTAAAGCCTGTTTCGGTAGGTTACGAGGTTATAGAAAACAGGATACTACTAAAAAAGCTTTCTGAAGAACAGTCGATTCTAATAACTCTACCAAAGGAAAAGCCCTCAAATCAAGTAACCTTGCTTCAAGTTTCAGGTACTATAAAAGATGAAAACAATTTAACGCTTCCGGGTGTTTCTGTTATTCTGAAAGGTAGCCTTACGGGAACCACCTCTGATGCTGATGGTAAATACCAATTAGCGGTACCTGATGAGAAAGCGACCTTAATATTCAGTTTTGTGGGCTATGTAAGCCAAGAAGTGGTGGTAGGAAATAAGAGCACCATTGATATTACCCTAAACACTGATGTACAAACACTAGAAGATGTAGTGGTGGTAGGTTACGGAACGGTGAAAAAATCAGATTTAACAGGTTCTGTTTCTAGTGTTAAGGCTGAGCAAATAGCAGCTTACCCTGCAGGAGGAATCACACAAGCCCTTCAAGGTAGAGCAGCCGGTGTTCAGATTTCATCAAACAATGGTGACCCAGGTGCCTCTTTCAAAATAAGGGTGAGAGGTAGCTCTTCTATTAATGCCAGTAGCGACCCCATCTTTGTGGTTGATGGTTTTGTGGGCGGACAGTGGCCACCACCAGAAGACATCGAGTCTATTGAAATCCTTAAAGATGCATCAGCAACAGCCATTTACGGTTCTAGAGGAGCTAATGGTGTGGTCATGATTACCACCAAGAAGGGAAAGGCAGGGAAAACACAAGTTAATTTCAATACTTCTTACTCATCACAAAATGAGATTAACAGGCTAGACCTTCTTAATGCCGAGCAGTTTACTGACTACATCCAAGAGATTAACCCTGATTATGTATCACCGGGTGGCAGTACAGACTGGCAAGACCAAATGTTTAGAACTGGTGGGATTCAAAATCATCAACTATCTTTTTCTGGCGGTAATCAAAATCTAAAATACTACCTCTCAGGTTCCATTTTCGACCAAAAAGGAATCATCATTGGGTCTGATTTTGACAGGTACTCCCTTACCAATAACCTATCGTTTAAAATAAACGAAAAAATACAGCTAGGGATGAATATGTTTGCCCAGCGAAGCACCAGAAATGGTATTACAACGCAAGAAGGCTCAGCCGGAGCTGCAGGACTTGGTGTTGTATCATCGGCTTTTAAATTTATGCCTAACCAAGACATCTTCAATCCTGACGGAACATATACCACAGCTCTTTTAGGCGACCCTATTGATAATCCTTATGCTTTGGTAAGAGAACCTCAAAATGAAACTGTTGCTGATAGATTACAGGTAAACTTCTCTGCCGATTTCGACTTATTGAAAAACCTGAAATTCAGAACTACGTTGGGAGCATCTACCAATAATCTACGTTATGCTACATTTACCCCAACAACATTAAATGCAGGAAGAAATGTTGGAGGCAACGCCACCGTGAATGGAAACAAAAGCACCAATGTTATTAATGAAAACTACCTAACATTTAATAAAACCTTCGCTGAAAATCATAATGTAAACATTCTAGGAGGTTACTCTTATCAAAAAACAAACGGTGAAGCCTGGGGAGGAAGAAGTCAAGGATTCATTTCTGATGCTCTTTCTTTTTGGAATTTAGGTGCGGGTTCTGTGTATCAAGCTCCTAACTCTGGAACATCTAGCACGCAGTTATCCTCTTATTTTGGTAGAGTAAATTACGGTTTTGCAGACAAGTATCTTTTTACTTTCACGGGTAGATATGACGGTTCTTCCAACTTTAGTAAAAACAACAAATGGGCATTTTTCCCATCAGGAGCTTTCGCTTGGAACATCATGAACGAAGAATTCATGCAAAACTTCAATGCATTTACCTCATGGAAAATCAGAACTAGTTATGGTCTAACAGGTAATCAAGCCATTAGCCCTTATCAAACTTTAGCCCGTTTTTCTCCTGAACTAAGTATTCTTAACGGAAGCCAAGTTAATGCTGTAAGGCCAACAACTGTTGCCAATGATAACTTAACATGGGAAACTACGGCTCAATTTGACATTGGTACTGACATCAGTTTTGCTAACAATAGATTTACTGTAACAGCCGACTATTACAGTAAAATAACCAGAGACCTGCTCTTTGCCGTTCCTTTGCCTGAATACTCTGGTTTTCAAACTCAACTCAAAAACATAGGAAAGGTTGGTAATAAGGGAGTTGAGCTTGGTTTAGATTCAAAGGTTTTAACTGGCGAATTTAAGTGGGATGTCAATTTGAATATTTCAGCCAATAGAAATAAAGTGCTTGAACTACCAGAAGACACCGATATTCAGTATGCATCAGGTCCTGGGCATATGGTAGGTATAGGTAATACCCAAATACTAAGAGTTGGAGCACCAGTAGGTAGTTTTTTCGGCTGGATATATGATGGAGTCTACCAAGCTGGAGATGAGTTTCTTCCAGGAGGAGGATTTGAGCAAATAGCTGGTGGAGAGAAGTTCAGAGACATTAACGGCATTAAAGACGCAAATGGCGTATTAACCGGTGAGCCTGATGGTGTTCTTAATTCAGATGATAGAGACATTATAGGTGACCCAAACCCAGACTTTATCTGGGGAATTACCAGTAATTTCAATTGGAAAAACTTTGACTTAAGTATCTTTTTTCAAGGCTCTCAAGGAAACGACCTCTTAAGCTTTTCATTACTAGAAATAGAAAGCATGGGTGGCTCATATAACTCAACTACCAGAGCTTTAGAGAGATGGACTCCAACAAATACTGATACGGATATTCCTATTCGCTCGGCAAGCAGAGCACAAAGAGTATCTACTAGATGGGTTTATGATGGTAGTTATGCAAGATTGAAAAACCTTGCGATTGGATATAACTTACCTGCAGGTGTAGCTAATAAATTACACTTAAATAAGCTCCGTATTTATGCGAGTGCTCAAAACATCTTAACATTTACGAAATATCCTGGATATGACCCTGAAGTAAACTATAACTCAGGAGGAAGTGGTAGTAGTTCAAATAGAAATCTTGGTCTGGATTACGGAAGTTATCCAAATGCCAAGTCATATACCATAGGATTAAACATAGGCTTATAA
- a CDS encoding RagB/SusD family nutrient uptake outer membrane protein, whose product MKKLITIILIGLLVNVSFSCADLEENPVGLLSPEGFYRSKADVESAIFGGYSGLASENIFGRQFQGSIMLKSDMVDIGNRSTSPERIQINDFQMDDSNGMVARFWPIWFQVISAVNSAEAGALSLDLPEAEINPLIAEARFVRAFCYFHLVRCFGDLPYIDQFVSDPSSVKTISKTPEAEIYNKLIADMEFAKQWLPDQQPNDIRTRPTAGTAASYLASIYLTLQDYQKAYTEAKFVIDNKDRFGYKLESDFQDLYRAELGDQIKETIFAVDFLGNISSYPENDDSMGPMVGTRHPLAQGYGVLVPSMKVYETWDNRDYRKRVSFEDTLKVDGQVVPYSEFPEPRPHIAKWRRFPGNSGTNGRTSDFNYPDFRYAEVLLIAAEASAEISGPTVEAYGYLNQVRARARNEAGVQNSFPEDVPTTLNKADFIDLVMDDRRLELAFEWKRWYDIKRRNLGEQVFKGANSLEPRPEFDASRDYFYPIPRKEIDLNPNLKPQNPGY is encoded by the coding sequence ATGAAAAAATTAATAACAATCATATTAATTGGCCTTTTAGTAAACGTAAGTTTCTCTTGTGCCGATTTAGAAGAAAACCCAGTTGGTTTACTTTCACCAGAGGGCTTTTATAGAAGTAAAGCTGATGTAGAAAGTGCTATTTTCGGTGGCTATAGTGGACTGGCTTCTGAAAACATATTTGGAAGACAATTTCAAGGTTCAATCATGTTAAAAAGTGACATGGTAGACATTGGCAACAGAAGTACATCGCCTGAAAGGATTCAAATCAATGACTTTCAAATGGATGATAGCAATGGCATGGTAGCTAGGTTCTGGCCTATTTGGTTCCAAGTAATCAGTGCTGTGAACTCTGCAGAAGCAGGTGCCTTAAGTTTAGATTTGCCAGAAGCCGAAATAAATCCATTAATAGCCGAAGCTCGTTTTGTTAGAGCATTCTGTTATTTCCATCTGGTAAGATGCTTTGGAGACCTTCCTTACATTGACCAATTTGTTAGTGACCCTAGTTCGGTCAAAACTATCAGTAAGACGCCTGAAGCAGAAATTTACAACAAGCTCATTGCTGACATGGAATTTGCAAAGCAATGGCTTCCTGACCAACAGCCAAATGACATTAGAACCAGACCTACAGCAGGAACTGCCGCTAGCTATTTGGCGTCTATATATTTGACGCTGCAGGATTATCAAAAAGCGTATACTGAAGCCAAATTTGTTATTGACAATAAGGATAGGTTTGGATATAAACTTGAATCAGACTTTCAAGACCTTTATAGAGCAGAGCTTGGTGACCAAATAAAAGAAACAATCTTTGCTGTTGACTTTTTGGGCAATATTTCTTCATACCCTGAAAACGATGACAGTATGGGGCCAATGGTAGGAACTAGGCACCCTTTAGCACAAGGTTATGGTGTATTGGTACCATCTATGAAGGTATATGAGACTTGGGATAATCGTGATTACAGAAAAAGAGTAAGCTTTGAGGATACCTTAAAAGTAGATGGTCAAGTGGTACCTTATTCTGAATTTCCAGAACCAAGACCACACATTGCAAAATGGAGAAGATTCCCTGGCAACTCCGGCACAAATGGAAGAACCTCTGACTTCAACTACCCAGACTTCAGATATGCAGAAGTATTACTTATTGCTGCCGAGGCATCAGCAGAAATATCTGGACCAACCGTAGAAGCTTATGGCTACTTAAATCAAGTGAGAGCGAGAGCTAGAAATGAAGCGGGTGTTCAAAACTCATTTCCTGAAGATGTTCCTACTACTTTAAATAAAGCTGATTTTATTGACTTAGTGATGGATGACAGAAGACTGGAGCTAGCTTTTGAGTGGAAACGTTGGTATGATATCAAAAGAAGAAACCTTGGCGAACAGGTATTTAAAGGTGCTAATTCACTAGAACCAAGACCTGAATTTGACGCTAGTAGAGATTATTTTTATCCAATCCCTAGAAAAGAGATTGACCTTAATCCAAATCTAAAACCTCAAAACCCTGGATATTAG
- a CDS encoding EamA family transporter — MNFFNSYKSNLFLNLILVYIIWGSTYMGVKIGLNDLSPLLLTGLRFFIGGVILFVLILFLKKLPTLEEAKGSMLIGLLLTGFGTSSLAYAIQFLPSGLVALLVALLPIWMFLLDFLFFSKTKPSILSGSGMLIGLAGVLFLFNPFGLNGGINSTQISPIFIVFFSSLIWAFGSLMSTKTKQAKGIAGLSFQMLAGGTFAFLASMFLESNQIEEIQTMSSSTILSLTYLILIGSFIGYSAYIWLINNAPPILTSTYAFVNPVVAIIVGFYIANEVLDSSSIIASGLILLGVIFMTLGRRKKGEF; from the coding sequence ATGAACTTCTTCAACAGTTATAAAAGCAATCTTTTCCTTAATCTTATTCTGGTTTATATTATTTGGGGAAGTACTTACATGGGAGTTAAAATAGGCCTAAACGACCTAAGCCCACTTTTACTTACAGGATTAAGGTTTTTCATTGGTGGAGTTATTCTATTCGTCTTGATTTTATTCCTCAAAAAGCTTCCTACACTAGAAGAAGCAAAGGGAAGTATGCTTATTGGACTATTGCTAACAGGCTTTGGCACTAGCTCTTTAGCTTATGCTATTCAGTTTTTACCATCAGGCTTAGTAGCACTATTGGTAGCTTTATTACCTATTTGGATGTTTCTATTAGACTTTCTTTTCTTCAGCAAAACCAAACCTTCTATTTTATCTGGATCCGGCATGTTGATAGGTTTAGCTGGCGTCCTTTTCCTGTTTAACCCGTTTGGTTTAAATGGCGGTATAAATTCCACTCAAATCTCACCTATCTTCATTGTATTCTTTAGTTCTTTGATTTGGGCATTTGGCTCATTAATGAGCACTAAAACCAAACAAGCCAAAGGGATAGCGGGCTTAAGTTTCCAAATGTTGGCAGGTGGAACTTTCGCGTTCTTGGCATCTATGTTTTTAGAGAGCAATCAAATTGAAGAAATTCAAACAATGTCAAGCTCTACTATTCTTTCTTTAACGTATTTAATTCTTATTGGCTCTTTCATAGGTTACTCCGCATATATCTGGCTTATAAATAATGCTCCGCCAATTCTAACCTCCACTTACGCTTTTGTAAACCCAGTGGTTGCTATTATTGTCGGTTTTTATATTGCCAATGAAGTTCTTGACTCCTCCTCTATCATTGCCAGCGGCTTGATACTTCTTGGCGTAATTTTCATGACTTTAGGGAGAAGAAAGAAAGGTGAATTTTAG